TGGATGTTAGACTGTGATGCTGGTGAAAGTGGATGCAATACTTTAAACAGTATATCCTTGGATGTGCCTGCAAGGCTACAAAAATGAATTTTCTTCCCTCAAGACTTGATGCCCACAAATGAACCTAGGAGTATGCAGCAGAGTTAGAATCATTAAATTTAACAACTGATAAGAACATAGCATGTCACTTGTATATTCACGTGAGGTTCCTGACTTGGACATAGTACAAGGTTTCCAGCTTATTTATGAGTTATTCAAACTCAAATATACTCCTTAGATTGTGATACTAGTTGAAGAAATTGACAATAAATTCTGTTTCAAGACGTGGATTATTCATGTTAATAGTTAGTCTTCAGTTTTCTAGGTAGGTGAATTTGGTGAGAGCCTAGAGGCTGGAAATAAACATAGAGGTCTAAGATTATACTTTTTTACTGCTAAGTATTACTACTCAAGTCGGGTTAAAGAATAAagattaagggtgtgtttgtaCAAAAGAAAATGCTTTCCATGGAAAAcagttttcctagaaaatattttcttggaaaacaagtgaatttcttacttattttctagtgtTAGGTaagtaagcaaaaaaaaatactattccGCAAGCATTTATATGTAATATAGCAAAACACTATGAGAGTGGGATGGGGTGGGGAGGAGACAATGAACCTGGAATGACATATGGAACTTGTTTTCCCTACTTTCACTAGGGAAGccatttttctaatttttatgaaacttgtataggaatgaaaatgttttcctccataccaGACACACACTAAGACTGTTTTTCCTTTGAACATACAGAAGTAGAacttatgtttttctttattgatAAAGTGAACTAGAGCTTGTGTTCACATTCAGACGAACAAGAAAACCCCAACTTTTtggttttgttgtatattgtttcTCTTATTGCTCTGTATTGTACACTTAATTCTTATGTATGTGATTCTCTAGATACGCAAGCAATATTGAGAACAAGCGAGTAGATCTTTTTGAGGGTCCCGGTGAAGGGTTTGCTGAAGAGAATGGCTTGCTAGCTTCAAGTAAGCAGATCTTTCACTtttgcatttttaattttattcatccTTCATTTCTATCTTATCACTCTCTTCTTTGTGCTGCATTTTGAATTTTGACATATATAATGCTTTCTTTTGGACTGATATACGATGTATTTCTTCTTGGCTCTCATCTGATGATTAGTAGTCCtatctttttttattgttcTCACTTGTTTCTCTGCTGAAGAGCTGGTTTTGAGGTTTCTTTTCTGTTATTTGTTGGTGGAATGGGGTAGTGGAAGCTGTCGTTGAAAGAATACCAGTTCTTGCTGGTAGGGTCTGGTTGAGATTGATACACAATTTAGAAGGTTACTTTGCATAATTCCAAATTATAATAGGCGTCTTTCTACAATTGCTGAAAATGTCTCATAACTCAAACtatgagaaacaaaatttttCCATGTTCATTTTTTGGGCTTATGGTTAGTGTCAAAATTAAAGTTACACTAGACAACTCTGATCACTTACTAAGATTCAAAATGAAAGTTATTGACGCCTTATCTTCCTCACCATTAAACTAATGTACGATTTAACCTTCACTTTTTGAATTGCCACAAGTTAAATTGCATAGTGGTGATCGGAAGACTGTAATTTAATCAAAGATGCATCCTCTATATACGTGATATTTGTATGGGAAGCACAATTAAATGCCAAAGCTAATGAAATGAAACGTATGGTCAAGAGGGGTGTGATTCAGAGTGACATTCTTTTGTCTGGTTCAGATGTTCGGAATTATTTAAGACAAATCTGAAAGTAGAGACTAGGTTGTCGTGTATGTTGTCGCGATGCAATCTGATATATGAAtgactctttttttcttccataCATATGCACATATACATACACCACATTTTTTGACAACTTGCAATGGAACTTTGACCTCATTGATTTTTGATTATTCCTTatacatatgttttaaaataattttcaaagcaATTATTCCTATATAACTTTCTGAGTGCTGATATAACATTGCAGATATGAGCAATCAACAGCTGATGGATCAAGGAAATAGGATGATGGATGAGACAGATGAAGCCATTGAGAGGTCAAAAAAGGTtggtatatcattaattttattttttgtattgcTAAGATGAATCTCAAACCATATCACCAGTTGGTTCATGATGATTTTAGTTGCCCTTCCCGCCATTTCCAGACTAACAAATTATACGATGAAGAAATGAAACATCTACGATAAAGAAATGAAGCATTATTATGGTCCTTGCTTAAAATGTGTCCGTACCTTTTAGATGAGAaacattttgtttcttttcattttatttccatttttcAGTTTTGGAGATTGTTGTTTCTTGGGAGATATATGATAGTGTCTTGGGAGTTCTAATCACAATTGAGTCGGACCTGGCTTGTTCTGTATTTGGTCAAGTGCAAATCCCTTTTTGGATTAAAGTTAGTAAAAAAATAGGACAGTCTAGATTCATATCACTCAATTGGGAACTTAATGTGGAACTTAGCTGAGATTTGATTTGATACCGAAAAAGGGCATCACCTCTAACATCATTTTTTACTCATTGCAATATCATACTTCATGGAATGCTATCATTTGCTTTTTCTGTGTATGTTTTGGACTAATGGATTCCCAAGCTAAGGTTGACTATAACATCGATTCAATATCAATTATAGCAAAAGGAGTAAATGAAATCTGGATCAAACGAGTATAATCCCACAAGTTGGGGTTTGGGGAGGTGTGCGTAACCTTACTCCcttaccttgtgaaggtagagataCTGTTTCTGATAGACCTTCGGCTCAAGCAAAGTGTAATAATAAAATCAGGTATGGAAAAGAAGATACAATAGTGAATGCTGAACATAATGGAGAAAAACATTAgtagtactttttttattatgaaaataaatgtCTGGCAACAAAGATGGGAAATTGCAAATTAAGATAAATTACTAATTGAGTAAGACTGTTATAGAGGGGTAATTTTACTAAGAATATGCTGTTATAGTGATGGATTTTGTTGTTATAAGTAAAATGCTGTTATTGAGGTTCCGAAACAAATCCTCAATATTTTGTCAATAGGATTTGAAACCACTAAATGAGCAATGAAGTTTTATGGTAAATTTAGACAGTAGATTAAATAGCGACGGTTCCGTTTGTGCATAATGCTTACTGGTATATTAGTCTATTAGGAGCTAGTTAAAGCAAGGCATATGATGCCATTTGAGAAGCGTCTCCTGTGAACTAGGGTTTTTTACTTGCTTCATTGTTCTGTAGAATGGCTTTTACATGCTCTTTTCTCCACAGGTGGTTCATGAAACTGTAAATGTTGGAACTGAGACTGCTGCAGCACTGAAGGCTCAGGTATATTATTTGGAGAAAACTGACATGTTTCAGATGCAAGACCGTAATTTTATATTCAGTTGTTGCCCTTGCTTTGTCCTATGTCTTATATTTGTCTGCTTGCCCAGACTGAACAAATGAGCCGGATAGTCAATGAGCTAGACTCAATCCATTTTTCAATAAAGAAGGCTACACAATTGGTCAAGGAACTCGGTAGGCAGGTCAATTTCTAAATTGTACAATCCCTCTGTCattaccttttctttttatgtCATTCTGTGACTCTAAATAAGATCGTTCTTTAGGTTGCAACTGATCGTTGTATTATGGCCTTGCTCTTTCTGATTGTGATTGGGGTCATAGCAATCATTATTGTGAAGGTCAGATGTCTTTCCCCTTCTTGTGTAGTGTTACCAAATGCATTTGTTTTTCATGCCCTTTAACATTCCTCAGTCCTCACGTTAgtattatttatcaaatatatatgcATAGTAAACTATATCCAAGCATCATGTTGGATTTTATCAATCGTACTTAGTTTGCCACCTACAAATTCACCCAATTTGCTAAACTGTAGCGGTCTTGTACTTGACAATGTTAGTACAATACTGTAAATTACATTTGTTGCTCTATTTGTCTATGTGCCCATCTAGCATTTCATGGTACAATTTCTTGTACCTTTTAACTATAAAGCTATTAGAGAGCCTAATGGCCTACTTCAAACTATCATTAGAGGTACTTTGGCGCATTAGCAGATGAAGTGTCTAGCATAGCATAATTAAACTTCTagttttcccaaaaaaaaagtgCTATTGCTAGTTATCCTAACAAAGGCTTTTCTTATACATCCAAGGTTAGTGC
This genomic stretch from Solanum stenotomum isolate F172 chromosome 10, ASM1918654v1, whole genome shotgun sequence harbors:
- the LOC125841407 gene encoding novel plant SNARE 11, which codes for MASLSGLSEELGEIEGQILDIFRALSNGFQKLEKIKDSNRQSRQLEELTGKMRECKRLIKEFDREVKDLEYKSDADTTKMLSEKKQSMIKELNSYVALKKQYASNIENKRVDLFEGPGEGFAEENGLLASNMSNQQLMDQGNRMMDETDEAIERSKKVVHETVNVGTETAAALKAQTEQMSRIVNELDSIHFSIKKATQLVKELGRQVATDRCIMALLFLIVIGVIAIIIVKIVNPHNKDIRDIPGLAPPAPSRRLLAYPY